In Ensifer adhaerens, a genomic segment contains:
- a CDS encoding Multidrug efflux pump subunit AcrB, whose product MKKFNLSDWALEHRSLVWYFMIVSLVAGVFSFINLGREEDPSFTIKTMVIQAQWPGATAAETADQVTDRIEKKLQELPELHYTKSMTEPGKATVFVELLATTKARDVQSVWFRVRNMINDISTSFPQGVVGPFYQDTFGDVFGNIYAFTGDGLSYRQLRDYVENARSSILSVRDIGKVDVIGAQDEVVYLEFSPRKLAAFGIDQQAMLSALQEQNAIAPSGVINSGPERIALRVTGQFTSEDSLRNINFHINDRFFRLSDVATVTRTYVDPPTSVFRFNGKNAIALAVGMKPGANLLNFGKALDDRLAQIQKTLPVGVDIHLVADQPKIVKAAVGGFTKALFEAIVIVLAVSFVSLGMRAGVVVAIAIPLVLAITFMVMEYSGITLQRISLGALIIALGLLVDDAMIAVEMMIARLEAGDPLKKAATAVYTSTAFPMLTGTLVTVSGFIPIGLNSSAAGEYTFTMFVVIAVSLLVSWIVAVLFTPLIGVTILPEKWKKHHEEGHESRSMRLFRRALQGCMRNRWVTIIATFAVFGVSVYGLTFVQQQFFPSSDRTELVIDFSLPNNSSMAETTAQMTKFENDMLKGNDGVEHWSTYIGSGAPRFVLAFDVKQPSSYFGQIVVITKDIVTRDKLKTQFQDYLDKTFPGTDSLVKLLELGPPVGRPVQYRVSGPNVDKVRDYAMQLKTELSKDPYLAKIVFDWMEPTRVVKVDVLQDRARQLGVSSKDIATSLNGIVGGMTVTQLRDSIYLINVMVRADKSERSSIDALENLQLPNATGNSIPLSSIARFEYTEEQPVIWRRDRLPTITVSAAIQGDREALNVVQDLEPSVKKFASALPAGYEVTTGGVVENSQESQEPIIAVLPVMLLVMFTVLMLQLQSFSRLFLVIAVAPLGLIGVVAALLPSGAPLGFVAILGVLALIGILIRNSVILIVQIEDLRKGGMNAWDAVLNASIHRLRPIMLTALAASLGLIPIAEEVFWGPMAYAMIGGIIIGTALTLLFLPALYVAAFRIREPKPAQG is encoded by the coding sequence ATGAAAAAATTCAATCTGTCTGACTGGGCCCTCGAGCATCGCTCGCTCGTCTGGTACTTCATGATCGTCTCGCTGGTCGCAGGCGTCTTCTCGTTCATCAATCTCGGTCGCGAAGAGGACCCCTCCTTCACCATCAAGACGATGGTCATTCAGGCGCAATGGCCGGGAGCAACGGCTGCCGAGACTGCCGATCAGGTCACGGACCGGATCGAGAAGAAGCTGCAGGAGCTTCCCGAACTGCACTACACGAAGTCGATGACCGAGCCCGGCAAGGCGACGGTCTTCGTGGAGCTTCTGGCGACCACGAAGGCGCGCGACGTCCAGAGCGTCTGGTTCCGCGTCCGCAACATGATCAACGATATCTCGACGAGCTTTCCGCAGGGCGTCGTGGGGCCGTTCTACCAGGACACGTTCGGTGACGTATTCGGCAATATCTACGCGTTCACCGGCGACGGGCTGAGCTACCGGCAGCTCAGGGACTATGTGGAGAACGCACGTTCGAGCATCCTTTCGGTTCGCGATATCGGCAAGGTCGACGTCATCGGTGCGCAGGATGAGGTGGTCTATCTCGAATTCTCGCCGCGCAAGCTCGCCGCTTTCGGCATCGACCAGCAGGCCATGCTGAGTGCGCTGCAGGAGCAGAATGCGATCGCGCCGTCGGGCGTGATCAACAGCGGGCCTGAGCGCATCGCCTTGCGCGTCACCGGGCAATTCACCTCGGAAGACAGCCTGCGCAACATCAACTTCCATATCAACGACCGCTTCTTCCGTCTGAGCGACGTGGCGACCGTGACGCGGACCTACGTCGATCCGCCGACCTCCGTGTTCCGCTTCAACGGCAAGAACGCCATTGCATTGGCCGTGGGCATGAAGCCGGGTGCGAACCTCCTGAACTTCGGCAAGGCGCTGGACGATCGTCTGGCGCAGATCCAGAAGACGCTTCCTGTCGGGGTCGACATCCACCTGGTCGCCGATCAGCCGAAAATCGTGAAGGCGGCCGTTGGTGGCTTCACCAAGGCGCTGTTCGAAGCCATCGTCATCGTTCTCGCCGTCAGCTTCGTCAGCCTTGGCATGCGGGCCGGCGTCGTCGTGGCGATCGCCATTCCGCTCGTGCTGGCCATCACCTTCATGGTGATGGAATATTCCGGCATTACCCTGCAGCGCATCTCGCTCGGCGCTTTGATCATCGCCCTCGGCCTCCTGGTCGATGACGCCATGATCGCGGTCGAGATGATGATCGCGCGGCTTGAGGCCGGCGATCCGTTGAAGAAGGCAGCGACGGCCGTCTACACGTCCACCGCATTCCCCATGCTCACGGGCACGCTGGTCACGGTCTCCGGCTTCATCCCGATCGGGCTCAACAGCAGTGCGGCCGGTGAATACACGTTCACGATGTTCGTCGTCATTGCCGTGTCGCTTCTCGTGTCATGGATCGTGGCTGTTCTGTTCACGCCGCTGATCGGGGTGACGATCCTGCCTGAAAAATGGAAGAAGCACCATGAAGAGGGTCATGAGAGCCGTTCCATGCGGCTTTTCCGGCGCGCGCTCCAAGGCTGCATGCGCAATCGCTGGGTGACGATCATCGCCACATTCGCGGTCTTCGGCGTCTCGGTGTACGGATTGACTTTCGTGCAGCAGCAGTTCTTCCCCTCGTCGGACCGCACGGAACTGGTGATCGACTTCTCTCTCCCGAACAACTCATCCATGGCCGAGACAACGGCGCAGATGACGAAGTTCGAAAACGACATGCTGAAGGGCAACGACGGCGTCGAGCACTGGTCGACCTATATAGGCTCCGGCGCACCGCGCTTCGTGCTGGCCTTCGACGTGAAGCAGCCGTCTTCCTATTTCGGGCAGATCGTCGTCATCACGAAGGACATCGTGACCCGTGACAAGCTGAAGACGCAATTCCAGGACTATCTCGACAAGACCTTCCCCGGTACGGACAGCCTGGTGAAGCTTCTCGAACTCGGGCCGCCGGTCGGTCGGCCGGTGCAGTATCGCGTCAGCGGTCCGAATGTCGACAAGGTGCGCGACTATGCGATGCAGCTGAAGACGGAACTGAGCAAGGATCCTTATCTTGCCAAGATCGTCTTTGACTGGATGGAGCCGACCCGCGTCGTCAAGGTCGACGTCCTCCAGGACCGCGCGCGCCAGCTCGGCGTCAGCTCGAAGGACATTGCCACCTCGCTCAACGGGATTGTCGGCGGCATGACGGTCACGCAACTGCGCGATTCGATCTACCTGATCAATGTCATGGTGCGTGCTGACAAGTCCGAGCGTTCGTCCATCGATGCTCTGGAGAACCTGCAGTTGCCAAACGCAACGGGCAACTCCATCCCGCTGTCATCGATCGCCCGGTTTGAATATACTGAAGAACAGCCGGTCATCTGGCGGCGCGACAGGCTGCCGACCATCACCGTTTCGGCTGCGATCCAGGGCGATCGCGAGGCGCTGAACGTGGTCCAGGATCTCGAGCCTTCAGTGAAGAAGTTCGCCAGCGCTCTGCCGGCCGGCTACGAGGTAACCACGGGTGGCGTGGTGGAGAACAGCCAGGAATCGCAGGAGCCGATCATTGCCGTTCTGCCGGTGATGCTGCTGGTCATGTTCACGGTGCTGATGCTGCAGTTGCAGAGCTTCAGCCGGCTGTTCCTGGTCATCGCGGTCGCACCGCTCGGCCTCATCGGTGTCGTGGCTGCGCTTCTTCCGAGCGGCGCGCCGCTGGGCTTCGTGGCGATCCTTGGCGTGTTGGCGCTGATCGGCATCCTGATCCGCAACTCGGTCATCCTGATCGTCCAGATCGAGGACCTGCGCAAGGGCGGCATGAATGCCTGGGATGCAGTGCTCAACGCATCCATCCATCGCCTGCGGCCGATCATGCTCACGGCGCTCGCCGCCAGCCTGGGCCTCATCCCGATCGCCGAGGAAGTGTTCTGGGGACCGATGGCCTATGCGATGATCGGCGGCATCATCATCGGCACGGCGCTGACGCTGCTCTTCCTGCCGGCGCTCTATGTCGCCGCCTTCCGCATTCGCGAGCCGAAGCCCGCACAGGGCTGA
- a CDS encoding RND family efflux transporter, MFP subunit: MKALKLSLTGLALVAVAMIVSACDEKKAQAPAEERPILTAVVQSRPEFVLDFPGTIEPQISTQKAFRVAGQVVARNVNVGDTVHKGDVLAVLDTAQLKEGVRSAEASVTGAQSQLSNAQSVNDRANALAKEGFASPAQLESASQNLAASNANLESAQAQLEKAREQLGYAQLIADYDGIVTASSIEVGETVAAGAPAITIARPDLRDAVIDVPDDVVGRISTGDIFDVSTLFQPDRKIEGKVREIAPSADKLTHTVRVKISIGNAPETFRIGTTIEASARKTGGEIVLVPSDAVMSDDGKLSVWKFDRAGSKVVRTDITAAEGPGTSYVVKSGLKGGDLVAVAGIHALKDGQQVKLVEEAAR, encoded by the coding sequence ATGAAGGCCCTGAAACTCTCCCTCACCGGACTTGCGCTTGTGGCTGTCGCCATGATCGTGTCGGCCTGCGATGAGAAGAAGGCGCAGGCTCCTGCCGAGGAGCGGCCCATCCTGACCGCGGTCGTGCAGTCACGGCCCGAATTCGTCCTGGACTTCCCCGGAACGATCGAGCCGCAGATCTCGACGCAAAAGGCCTTCCGCGTCGCCGGCCAGGTGGTGGCCCGCAATGTCAATGTTGGCGATACGGTCCACAAGGGAGACGTGCTGGCCGTGCTCGATACGGCTCAGTTGAAGGAAGGGGTGCGCTCGGCGGAAGCCAGCGTCACCGGCGCGCAGTCGCAGTTGAGCAATGCGCAATCGGTTAACGACCGCGCCAATGCCCTTGCGAAGGAGGGTTTCGCCTCGCCGGCGCAGCTCGAAAGCGCCAGCCAGAACCTTGCCGCCTCCAATGCCAATCTGGAAAGCGCCCAGGCGCAGTTGGAAAAGGCCCGCGAGCAGCTGGGCTATGCGCAGCTGATCGCCGATTACGACGGCATCGTCACCGCCTCGTCGATCGAAGTGGGCGAGACCGTTGCCGCAGGGGCGCCGGCCATCACGATTGCAAGGCCCGACCTGCGCGACGCGGTCATCGACGTCCCCGATGATGTCGTCGGGCGCATCTCCACCGGCGATATCTTCGACGTGTCGACGCTCTTCCAGCCGGACAGGAAAATCGAGGGCAAGGTCCGCGAGATCGCGCCGAGCGCCGACAAGCTCACCCATACCGTGCGCGTCAAGATTTCGATCGGCAATGCGCCGGAAACCTTCCGGATAGGCACGACGATCGAGGCCAGTGCGCGCAAGACCGGTGGCGAGATCGTCCTCGTCCCGTCTGATGCCGTCATGTCGGATGACGGCAAGCTTTCGGTCTGGAAGTTCGATCGAGCCGGATCGAAGGTCGTCAGAACCGACATCACGGCGGCCGAGGGGCCCGGGACGAGCTATGTCGTCAAGTCCGGCCTCAAAGGCGGCGACCTGGTCGCGGTTGCCGGAATTCATGCTCTCAAGGATGGCCAGCAGGTCAAGCTCGTCGAGGAAGCCGCCCGATGA
- a CDS encoding RND family efflux transporter, MFP subunit: protein MDRKFRNWPGRVLGAALIAFPSFGAGLAHAAETGEYTLQVVVQKAHKSEASKPLNVTGTIAAAKSSDLAFRVGGTVVERLVQTGDVVKAGQVLARLGTAELQANITAATAGVASARATLDLATSDLARQKSLLDKGFTTRSAYEQADKSVDVAQAQLNIAQSQLQIAQDNLSYADLKAGSDGVVTAVNVEIGQVVQAGQAVVTIANGNAKQAVFDVSDALIASSEIKKAEIFLVADPSVKARAQLAEISPTVNVKTGTVRIKADIIDPPARMTLGAAVAGTGSSQPISGFALPYSALSRADGAPIVWVVDPATNKAVARKVNLLQYIGQTMVVSGDLKEGDLVVIKGGIFLSPGLVVKYTEAAQ, encoded by the coding sequence ATGGATAGGAAATTCCGAAACTGGCCAGGTCGCGTCTTGGGCGCGGCGTTGATCGCCTTCCCGTCATTCGGGGCCGGGCTTGCGCATGCAGCCGAGACCGGGGAATACACGCTGCAGGTGGTCGTTCAGAAGGCTCATAAGTCCGAGGCGTCCAAGCCTCTCAACGTGACAGGCACGATTGCGGCGGCCAAGAGCAGCGACTTGGCCTTCCGCGTCGGTGGCACGGTGGTCGAGCGGCTGGTGCAGACGGGCGATGTCGTCAAGGCAGGCCAAGTGCTCGCACGGCTCGGCACGGCGGAACTCCAGGCCAATATCACGGCGGCAACGGCCGGTGTCGCCTCCGCCAGGGCGACGCTCGATCTGGCAACCTCCGATCTTGCCCGGCAGAAATCGCTTCTCGACAAGGGCTTCACCACGCGCTCCGCCTATGAGCAAGCCGACAAGTCGGTGGATGTCGCGCAGGCGCAGCTTAATATCGCCCAGAGCCAGCTGCAGATCGCCCAGGACAATCTGTCCTACGCTGACCTGAAGGCCGGGTCGGATGGCGTGGTGACGGCTGTGAATGTCGAGATCGGCCAGGTTGTCCAGGCCGGACAGGCGGTGGTGACGATCGCCAACGGGAACGCCAAGCAAGCTGTGTTCGACGTCTCCGATGCACTGATTGCAAGTTCGGAAATCAAGAAGGCCGAGATCTTCCTGGTCGCCGACCCTTCCGTGAAGGCGCGGGCGCAACTCGCCGAAATTTCGCCCACGGTGAATGTGAAGACCGGCACGGTCCGCATCAAGGCCGACATCATCGATCCCCCGGCGCGCATGACGTTGGGTGCTGCGGTGGCCGGGACAGGGAGCAGTCAGCCCATTTCCGGCTTCGCGCTGCCCTATAGCGCGCTTTCGCGCGCCGATGGCGCGCCGATCGTCTGGGTCGTCGATCCTGCGACGAACAAGGCTGTCGCGCGAAAGGTCAATCTTCTCCAATATATAGGCCAGACCATGGTCGTATCGGGTGATCTGAAGGAGGGGGACCTTGTCGTGATCAAGGGGGGCATCTTCCTGAGCCCCGGTCTGGTGGTCAAGTATACGGAGGCCGCGCAATGA
- a CDS encoding looped-hinge helix DNA binding domain-containing protein, AbrB family — MSIIVTANGQVTIPKDVLDQLGIGPGSKVDFRRHADGTIEFVGEEDRKNAGRFRDLLGHAGPGPSTDEIMDMTRGEV; from the coding sequence ATGAGCATCATCGTCACAGCGAACGGGCAAGTTACCATCCCCAAGGATGTTCTCGACCAACTTGGCATCGGTCCCGGCAGCAAGGTCGATTTTCGCCGCCACGCTGACGGCACGATCGAATTTGTGGGCGAGGAAGATCGGAAAAATGCCGGGCGTTTCAGGGATTTATTGGGACATGCGGGACCGGGGCCCAGCACCGACGAGATCATGGACATGACACGCGGTGAAGTGTGA